One Deltaproteobacteria bacterium DNA segment encodes these proteins:
- a CDS encoding leucyl/phenylalanyl-tRNA--protein transferase yields the protein MPVFQLDERVVFPPPELADESGILAVGGDLRPERLLLAYANGIFPWPHEGLPLLWHSPDPRMVLEIGALHVPRSLRKRMRRGTYTVTLDTAFDEVIRRCADTPRPGQSGTWITPNMVEAYTELHHLGFAHSAEAWLDGQLAGGLYGVSLGGAFFGESMFAAAPDASKVAFVTLVDQLARWEFDLVDCQVHTDHLARFGATLWPRARYLERLRECLRKPTRRGAWQIDPALRPSRADSAPPAD from the coding sequence ATGCCCGTGTTCCAACTCGACGAGCGCGTGGTGTTCCCGCCGCCGGAACTCGCCGACGAAAGCGGCATTCTCGCCGTCGGTGGCGACCTGCGCCCCGAGCGCCTGCTGCTCGCGTACGCCAACGGGATCTTCCCGTGGCCGCACGAGGGTCTGCCGCTGCTGTGGCACTCGCCCGACCCGCGCATGGTGCTCGAGATCGGCGCGCTGCACGTGCCGCGCAGCCTGCGCAAGCGCATGCGCCGCGGCACCTACACGGTCACGCTCGACACCGCGTTCGACGAGGTGATCCGCCGCTGCGCGGACACGCCGCGGCCGGGGCAGTCGGGCACGTGGATCACGCCCAACATGGTCGAGGCGTACACGGAGCTGCACCACCTCGGGTTCGCCCACTCGGCGGAGGCCTGGCTCGACGGCCAGCTGGCCGGTGGCCTGTACGGCGTGTCGCTCGGCGGCGCGTTTTTCGGCGAGTCGATGTTCGCGGCGGCGCCCGACGCGTCGAAGGTGGCGTTCGTGACGCTCGTGGACCAGCTCGCCCGCTGGGAGTTCGACCTGGTGGACTGCCAGGTTCACACGGATCACCTCGCGCGGTTCGGTGCGACCCTGTGGCCGCGCGCGCGCTACCTGGAACGGCTGCGCGAGTGCCTGCGCAAGCCGACGCGGCGCGGCGCGTGGCAGATCGATCCGGCTTTGCGCCCGTCGCGTGCCGACTCGGCCCCGCCTGCCGACTGA
- a CDS encoding DUF885 domain-containing protein: MRRVAIVAVAAVACGPGSHSPSPAAARPAAASPPAAASPPAAASPPAAASPPAAASPAPAASEPTPQQRFDRAVDTFYWETMDAHPGMAVSLGYHQYDGRLPDRSTDALARRAATLHNALALFESIEPAALSRTAQIEREVVLAAIRGELFDLDVVRAPWRNPMHYVEALDVSAYVARDYAPLADRARAIRAVCDGAGAFVRQAIDNLDAALPRTWIDTALLMTDGMIDFVGRDVVDATRALGDDDRKALIESLARCTNALVEYRDFLRARAKLATDAFALGPERFSQMVRDTEGVAIPLDRLEAIGRADLDRNWHNLEEAARAIRPRASVAKVVARVMNDKPAADQVLAEARAQVAQMRQFLIDHRIVTIPSDDVVEVRESPPFMRWNFAFLDGAGPFETAALPSFYYISPPDPAWPRRMQRAYIPFRGDLLFTTIHEVWPGHFLQGLHQRRSDSRVLKTFCSYAMSEGWAHYAEEMMWDAGVGDGDPRVRIGMLQNALLRDVRFLAAIGLHARGMSVEDAEALFRSKAFADPGNARQQAVRGTFDPGYLNYTLGKLMIRKLHDDWKTKVGDDYSLQRFHDEFLSYGCAPVPVIRRFMLGSDAGPPL; encoded by the coding sequence ATGCGCCGAGTTGCCATCGTCGCCGTCGCCGCGGTCGCGTGCGGGCCGGGTTCGCATTCGCCGTCGCCGGCGGCCGCCCGGCCCGCCGCCGCGTCGCCGCCCGCCGCCGCGTCGCCACCTGCCGCCGCGTCGCCGCCTGCCGCCGCGTCGCCGCCTGCCGCCGCGTCGCCGGCGCCGGCCGCCTCCGAGCCGACGCCGCAGCAACGTTTCGACCGCGCCGTCGACACCTTTTATTGGGAGACAATGGACGCCCATCCGGGGATGGCCGTATCGCTCGGCTATCACCAATACGACGGGCGGCTTCCGGACCGGTCGACCGATGCGCTCGCCCGGCGCGCCGCGACCCTGCACAACGCGCTGGCGCTGTTCGAATCGATCGAGCCGGCGGCGCTGTCGCGGACGGCGCAGATCGAGCGCGAGGTCGTGCTGGCGGCGATCCGCGGCGAGCTATTCGACCTCGACGTCGTGCGCGCGCCCTGGCGCAACCCGATGCACTACGTCGAGGCGCTCGACGTGTCGGCGTACGTCGCGCGCGACTACGCGCCGTTGGCCGACCGGGCGCGCGCCATCCGCGCCGTGTGCGACGGCGCCGGCGCGTTCGTCCGCCAGGCGATCGACAACCTCGACGCCGCGCTGCCGCGGACGTGGATCGACACCGCGCTGCTCATGACCGACGGCATGATCGACTTCGTAGGGCGCGACGTCGTCGACGCGACGCGGGCGCTGGGCGACGACGATCGCAAGGCGCTGATCGAGTCGTTGGCGCGGTGCACGAACGCGCTCGTGGAGTACCGCGACTTCCTCCGCGCGCGCGCCAAGCTCGCGACCGACGCGTTTGCGCTCGGGCCCGAGCGATTCTCACAGATGGTGCGCGACACCGAAGGCGTCGCGATTCCGCTCGACCGGCTCGAGGCGATCGGCCGCGCCGACCTCGACCGCAACTGGCACAATCTCGAGGAGGCGGCGCGCGCGATCCGTCCCCGCGCAAGCGTCGCCAAGGTGGTCGCGCGCGTCATGAACGACAAGCCCGCTGCCGACCAGGTACTGGCCGAGGCGCGCGCGCAGGTCGCGCAGATGCGCCAGTTCTTGATCGACCACCGCATCGTGACGATCCCGAGCGACGACGTCGTCGAGGTGCGCGAGAGCCCGCCGTTCATGCGGTGGAACTTCGCGTTCCTCGACGGAGCAGGGCCGTTCGAGACGGCGGCGTTGCCGAGCTTTTATTACATCAGCCCGCCCGATCCCGCGTGGCCCAGGCGCATGCAGCGCGCGTACATTCCGTTTCGCGGCGACCTTCTGTTCACGACCATCCACGAGGTGTGGCCGGGGCACTTCTTGCAGGGGCTGCACCAGCGGCGCAGTGACTCGCGCGTGCTCAAGACGTTTTGTAGCTACGCCATGTCGGAAGGCTGGGCGCACTACGCCGAGGAGATGATGTGGGACGCCGGCGTCGGGGACGGCGACCCGCGCGTTCGCATCGGTATGCTGCAAAACGCGCTGTTGCGCGACGTCCGGTTCCTCGCCGCGATCGGGTTACACGCGCGCGGGATGTCGGTTGAGGACGCCGAAGCGCTGTTTCGCAGCAAGGCCTTTGCCGATCCCGGCAACGCGCGCCAGCAGGCCGTGCGCGGTACGTTCGACCCCGGGTATCTGAACTACACCCTCGGCAAGCTGATGATTCGCAAGCTGCACGACGACTGGAAGACCAAGGTCGGCGACGACTACAGCCTGCAGCGGTTTCACGACGAGTTTCTGTCGTACGGCTGCGCGCCCGTGCCGGTCATTCGCCGGTTCATGCTCGGCTCCGACGCCGGCCCGCCGCTGTAA